Proteins found in one Panicum hallii strain FIL2 chromosome 4, PHallii_v3.1, whole genome shotgun sequence genomic segment:
- the LOC112889083 gene encoding protein ROS1-like isoform X1, whose product MQEGPEQRVHVPHGINLCFSTSLPFQMDSSIELGTGEVTPPVTFEKLSANPQPVSDDAGAVEVTEMNGKSVQKPKRKKHRPKVIKEGQSAKLQKPKTPKPPKGKGNQPTGKRKYVRRKGLSTPTEQPPSGSADTHTRAETGVVQRCLNFDAGDQHKHLDLVPQAQATDIHTGPGDNQPSISGVERGNVQVACHWSGTSSTICSVDPMADLQELRVDSMPKRVNFDLNNSIVNQMPTNYSNLMDSSGQFFRFGVRDKVQTNQLLDSHSSLPVRCVPHLTRSLDHMQHPSANFDQYICTTQACTDKSPRNYQMLHGYRMPESMTATSQHTERVSMRGNFNPEACVGEGVVIKQMAQCYRIPESPLVPPKHSERDVTNGDLNEFSVKNDYLKFATNDNYQTGPAFGFHDAPDYSDVLAMGKKREHNAISGHQISFGIDFDNSNRARQFCSNDPHSTSSQTSYYPETRKKMRQENHRNRLNRATENFSSSSTFSDSRNTNKISSVNPGICTLADIQKLMVLEKSRASQKIIDFGASGHNMVQQQVEPAVQNIVGEEFIALPDKQFRSFSAQNIPLPGSTVSPLGESNILRNGMHQIQPWEITSMQDHCSNNFALPDKCSGYLTAGYTQLSSSVVNPSIESYIQSNAIHQHQSFENVMAKEPILLSEIHNTSSQEAHKYCIAAATDGHIRTTSDEVVRALSQPTSQSTRSGNCHLDPPRSTAEENSTEKPRKRGRPRKEAKPNGEPKEKGTKGKQNVGRAKTTSPKGACTDSLKTNGIAYASEPSTGITPRMATMESKSSDHDKHSGITTKATYGGIIPQATAPTVDPLDGIIQKIKLLSINRADEIVADIPQNALVPYEGEFGALVAFEGKAKKSRSRAKVNIDPVTTMMWNLLMGPGMGDGAEGLDKDKEKWLDEERRVFKGRVDSFIARMHLVQGDRRFSRWKGSVVDSVVGVFLTQNVSDHLSSSAFMAVAAKFPAKTEVPEKPVAEMSHTPEQKDSCSGLFGDSIKLQGKLFIEEISDIKSLVTTEDNEESNSNDLIGSSSGYGVNHAAVGCQVSYMKSHENGPSGSVLRAAGFSSVVEAEAGSLEDVISSQNSAVSSQNSPDYLFHRTDPIGSSSLQNFTEEGYIMRNMSNGIGSSTEYTALPPMQEPKGMPGSSEYDGLNLLPVSGVNKGVLLDLNRSYQPLHTSMSFVQNGESDFTGVSCFSHIDKSFCTGPDRVNPSSVTQSEASLYHLPPVSAMGNNNKTKVTDSSSHSLYSVNAPLSQERRTCPSAPSQQGDSSPIIKQNFQPLHSSEKVPFPKEHSSCGNDSVRNKTEAPFMESHVYTNLQEVYTTPTQQVQSGCSQHDNGVRVQTTAYEKHQSSILHENQNSHSEVLQGVASDSTQKFSDTQKGPSEISQDGSKAKKVRGRPKKKIYDWDSLRKEVLSNGGNKQRSHNARDTVDWEAVRQAEVREISETIRERGMNNMLAERIKEFLDRLVTDHGSIDLEWLRDVQPDKAKDYLLSIRGLGLKSVECVRLLTLHHMAFPVDTNVGRICVRLGWVPLQPLPESLQLHLLEMYPMLEHIQKYLWPRLCKLDQRTLYELHYQMITFGKVFCTKSKPNCNSCPMRAECKHFASAFASARLALPAPEEKRLATSEDPNVVEFLHQAYINSRNVGQLEWNANYPKHAVFGNHQPIIEEPPSPEPEPENAETKEGAIEGFFCEDPDEIPTINLNIEEFTQNLKNYMQANNIEIEDADMSKALVAITPEVASIPTPKLKNVSRLRTEHQVYELPDSHPLLEGFEQREPDDPCPYLLSIWTPGETAQSTDAPKTFCNSGETGRLCGSSTCFSCNSIREMQAQKVRGTLLIPCRTAMRGSFPLNGTYFQVNEVFADHYSSQNPIDVPRSWIWDLPRRTVYFGTSVPTIFRGLTTEEIQQCFWRGFVCVRGFDRTVRAPRPLYARLHFPASKVVRGKKPGAAREEE is encoded by the exons ATGCAGGAGGGGCCGGAGCAAAGGGTGCATGTACCTCATGGTATCAATCTGTGTTTCTCAACTTCTCTGCCCTTTCAGATGGATTCTTCCATTGAGCTGGGCACCGGAGAAGTTACTCCCCCTGTAACATTTGAGAAGTTATCTGCTAACCCACAACCTGTTAGTGATGATGCTGGAGCAGTTGAAGTTACTGAAATGAATGGAAAATCAGTTCAAAAACCTAAGAGGAAAAAACATAGGCCAAAGGTCATTAAAGAAGGACAGTCAGCAAAGTTGCAGAAGCCTAAAACTCCAAAGCCTCCCAAGGGAAAAGGGAATCAGCCTACTGGGAAGAGAAAGTATGTCCGGAGGAAGGGACTAAGTACACCAACCGAACAACCTCCATCAGGAAGCGCTGATACACATACTAGAGCTGAAACAGGAGTAGTTCAAAGATGCTTGAACTTTGATGCAGGAGACCAACATAAGCATTTGGATCTTGTACCACAAGCCCAAGCGACGGACATACATACTGGTCCTGGGGACAATCAACCATCAATATCTGGAGTTGAAAGAGGTAATGTCCAGGTAGCATGCCATTGGAGTGGTACCAGCAGCACTATTTGTTCAGTTGATCCAATGGCTGATTTGCAAGAATTACGGGTAGACAGCATGCCTAAAAGGGTTAATTTTGATCTGAACAATTCTATAGTAAATCAGATGCCAACCAATTATTCTAATCTAATGGATAGCTCTGGACAATTTTTTCGGTTTGGTGTAAGAGATAAAGTCCAAACAAATCAGTTACTGGATTCTCATTCTAGTCTTCCAGTTAGATGTGTCCCTCATCTCACCAGATCATTAGATCATATGCAGCACCCATCAGCCAATTTTGATCAGTACATATGCACAACTCAAGCTTGTACAGACAAATCACCTAGAAATTATCAGATGCTTCATGGTTATAGAATGCCGGAAAGTATGACTGCCACTTCTCAGCATACCGAAAGGGTCTCAATGAGGGGCAATTTCAATCCCGAAGCTTGTGTAGGAGAAGGTGTCGTAATCAAACAAATGGCCCAATGTTACAGAATCCCAGAAAGTCCACTTGTACCTCCCAAGCATAGTGAAAGAGACGTGACAAATGGAGATCTGAATGAATTTTCTGTGAAGAATGATTACTTGAAGTTTGCTACCAATGATAACTACCAAACTGGGCCAGCTTTTGGTTTTCATGATGCTCCAGACTATTCAGATGTTCTCGCAATGGGTAAAAAAAGAGAACACAATGCTATCAGTGGTCATCAGATTTCTTTTGGAATTGATTTCGACAACTCAAATAGAGCAAGGCAGTTCTGTAGTAATGACCCCCATTCCACTAGCTCTCAAACATCTTATTATCCTGAAACACGCAAAAAAATGAGACAAGAAAATCACAGGAATCGCCTCAATAGAGCCACAGAAAATTTTTCTTCCTCATCGACATTTTCAGATAGTCGGAATACAAATAAAATTTCATCTGTAAATCCTGGAATTTGTACCTTGGCTGACATACAAAAGTTGATGGTCCTTGAGAAATCACGAGCTTCCCAAAAAATTATTGACTTTGGGGCGTCAGGACACAACATGGTCCAGCAACAAGTTGAACCTGCTGTGCAAAATATCGTTGGTGAAGAGTTTATTGCTTTACCTGATAAACAGTTCAGAAGCTTCAGTGCGCAGAACATACCATTGCCTGGAAGTACAGTGAGCCCTCTGGGAGAAAGCAATATTCTGAGGAATGGAATGCATCAAATTCAGCCTTGGGAAATCACATCTATGCAGGATCACTGTAGCAACAATTTTGCTTTACCAGATAAATGCTCTGGATACTTAACAGCAGGGTACACACAATTGTCTAGCAGTGTAGTGAACCCATCCATAGAAAGCTATATTCAGAGTAATGCTATTCATCAGCATCAATCCTTTGAAAACGTCATGGCTAAGGAGCCAATCTTGTTGTCTGAAATACACAACACTTCCAGTCAAGAGGCTCATAAGTACTGCATTGCTGCTGCTACTGATGGGCACATCAGAACTACTAGTGATGAAGTTGTGAGGGCCCTTTCTCAACCTACAAGCCAGTCAACTAGAAGTGGGAACTGCCATCTGGACCCACCTAGATCGACTGCAGAAGAAAACTCCACTGAGAAGCCAAGAAAAAGGGGCCGCCCAAGGAAAGAAGCAAAGCCCAATGGGGAACCAAAGGAAAAAGGCACTAAAGGAAAACAAAATGTTGGTCGTGCAAAAACTACATCGCCAAAAGGTGCATGCACTGACTCCTTAAAAACTAATGGGATTGCATATGCTTCTGAACCTTCCACTGGAATTACTCCTAGGATGGCAACTATGGAGTCGAAAAGCTCTGACCATGATAAGCATAGTGGCATAACCACCAAGGCTACTTATGGAGGAATCATTCCTCAAGCTACAGCACCGACGGTTGATCCTTTAGATGGAATAATTCAAAAGATTAAGCTCTTAAGCATAAACAGAGCAGACGAGATTGTGGCAGACATACCCCAAAATGCTCTTGTCCCATATGAAGGTGAATTTGGTGCACTGGTTGCATTTGAGGGGAAGGCAAAGAAAAGCCGTTCTCGGGCCAAAGTGAACATTGATCCGGTCACCACTATGATGTGGAACTTATTGATGGGACCAGGTATGGGTGATGGTGCTGAAGGGTTAGACAAGGATAAAGAGAAATGGCTTGATGAAGAAAGAAGAGTGTTCAAAGGACGGGTTGATTCATTCATTGCTCGTATGCATCTAGTTCAGG GGGACAGGCGTTTCTCTCGATGGAAAGGATCAGTCGTGGACTCAGTTGTGGGTGTATTTCTTACCCAGAATGTTTCGGATCATCTTTCTAG TTCTGCTTTCATGGCAGTTGCTGCCAAATTTCCTGCAAAGACAGAAGTCCCTGAAAAACCTGTGGCTGAGATGTCTCACACACCTGAACAGAAGGATAGTTGTTCTGGACTTTTTGGTGATTCTATCAAGTTGCAGGGGAAGTTATTCATTGAAGAGATAAGTGACATTAAATCATTAGTTACTACAGAAGATAATGAAGAAAGTAATAGTAACGACTTGATTGGAAGCTCTTCTGGATATGGAGTAAACCATGCTGCTGTAGGATGCCAGGTCTCTTATATGAAGTCCCATGAAAATGGGCCATCAGGTTCTGTTCTTCGAGCAGCCGGCTTTTCAAGTGTGGTAGAAGCTGAAGCTGGGTCATTGGAGGATGTTATTTCTTCACAAAATTCTGCTGTTTCTTCCCAAAACTCCCCAGATTACCTATTTCACAGAACTGACCCAATAGGTTCTAGTTCATTGCAAAATTTCACAGAAGAGGGCTATATCATGAGAAATATGTCCAATGGGATTGGCAGCTCAACTGAGTATACAGCGCTTCCGCCAATGCAAGAGCCAAAAGGCATGCCTGGATCATCAGAGtatgatggacttaatctcctTCCAGTCTCAGGTGTGAACAAGGGTGTGTTGCTTGATCTAAACAGATCATATCAGCCATTACATACTTCTATGTCCTTTGTTCAGAATGGTGAGTCTGATTTCACAGGTGTGTCATGCTTCAGCCATATAGATAAATCATTCTGCACAGGCCCTGATAGAGTGAATCCTTCCAGTGTGACACAATCTGAGGCTAGCCTTTATCATCTTCCACCTGTTTCTGCCATGGGCAACAATAATAAAACCAAAGTAACTGATTCCTCAAGCCATTCTTTGTACAGTGTAAATGCACCACTAAGTCAAGAGAGGAGAACTTGCCCTTCTGCCCCTTCACAACAAGGCGATTCATCACCAATAATTAAACAAAATTTCCAACCGTTACATAGTTCAGAGAAAGTGCCATTTCCCAAGGAGCACTCTTCCTGTGGAAACGATTCTGTGAGGAACAAAACTGAAGCTCCTTTCATGGAATCGCATGTCTATACAAATCTTCAAGAGGTGTACACTACCCCAACACAGCAAGTTCAATCAGGATGCAGCCAACATGATAATGGTGTTAGAGTTCAGACAACAGCATATGAGAAGCATCAGTCTTcaatcttgcatgaaaaccaGAACTCTCATTCAGAGGTCTTGCAAGGAGTTGCTTCAGACTCGACACAGAAGTTCAGTGATACTCAAAAGGGGCCATCAGAAATTTCTCAAGATGGATCAAAGGCTAAGAAGGTACGGGGCCGACCTAAAAAGAAAATCTATGACTGGGACAGTTTACGAAAAGAAGTGCTTTCCAATGGTGGGAATAAACAACGAAGTCATAATGCAAGGGATACTGTTGATTGGGAGGCCGTTAGACAAGCAGAAGTGCGAGAAATATCCGAAACTATCAGAGAAAGAGGAATGAATAACATGCTTGCAGAACGGATAAAG GAATTCCTGGACCGATTGGTGACAGATCATGGAAGCATTGATCTTGAATGGCTAAGAGACGTTCAACCGGACAAAGCAAA GGACTACCTTCTAAGCATTAGAGGGCTTGGACTCAAAAGTGTTGAGTGCGTTCGTCTACTGACTCTACATCATATGGCTTTTCCA GTGGACACAAATGTTGGTCGGATATGCGTGAGGCTTGGATGGGTTCCACTTCAACCCCTGCCAGAGTCTCTTCAGTTGCACCTATTGGAAAT GTATCCCATGCTGGAGCACATACAGAAATACCTTTGGCCTCGACTATGCAAGCTAGATCAACGGACATT GTATGAGCTTCACTACCAAATGATTACTTTTGGAAAG GTTTTCTGCACAAAAAGTAAGCCGAATTGTAATTCATGTCCAATGAGAGCTGAATGTAAGCACTTTGCTAGTGCATTTGCAAG TGCTaggcttgctcttccggcacctGAAGAAAAGCGTTTGGCTACATCTGAAGATCcaaatgttgtagagtttttgCACCAAGCGTACATAAACTCAAGGAATGTAGGCCAACTTGAGTGGAATGCAAATTATCCTAAGCATGCTGTTTTTGGTAACCATCAGCCGATCATTGAGGAACCACCAAGCCCAGAACCTGAACCTGAAAATGCAGAAACAAAGGAGGGTGCAATAGAGGGTTTCTTTTGTGAAGATCCTGATGAAATTCCTACCATTAATCTTAATATTGAGGAGTTTACACAAAACTTGAAGAATTATATGCAAGCAAACAATATCGAGATTGAAGATGCTGACATGTCAAAGGCATTGGTTGCCATTACCCCTGAAGTTGCTTCCATTCCAACTCCAAAGCTCAAGAATGTTAGTCGCCTGAGGACCGAACACCAAGT TTATGAACTGCCGGATTCACATCCACTTCTGGAAGGA TTTGAACAGAGGGAACCAGATGATCCCTGCCCGTATCTTCTTTCTATATGGACCCCAG GTGAAACAGCACAATCAACCGATGCACCCAAGACATTTTGCAACTCTGGAGAGACTGGTAGATTATGTGGAAGTTCAACATGCTTTAGTTGCAACAGTATACGAGAAATGCAGGCTCAGAAAGTCAGAGGAACGCTTCTG ATACCATGCCGAACAGCAATGAGAGGAAGCTTCCCACTTAATGGGACATATTTTCAAGTTAATGAG GTATTTGCTGATCATTACTCAAGCCAAAATCCAATTGATGTTCCACGAAGTTGGATATGGGACCTCCCAAGACGAACTGTTTACTTTGGAACCTCAGTTCCTACAATATTTAGAG GTTTAACAACTGAAGAGATACAACAATGCTTTTGGAGAG GATTTGTGTGTGTGAGGGGCTTTGACAGGACAGTTAGGGCACCAAGGCCGCTTTATGCAAGGTTGCATTTTCCTGCCAGCAAGGTTGTTAGAGGCAAAAAGCCTGGAGCAGCAAGAGAGGAAGAATAA